CCTTCTTGACAGCTGGGGAAAACGGCTGAAGTAGACCAGTCCGCCCATTGAGTTTGCTTCACTGTTCAAGCAGCCATGGCATTCCTGAAAATCCCCAACTCTAACTTTCCTACATTTTTTCATAGGATCCTTACAGTgggggaacaggccattcagcccaacatgtccacatcgaccctccaaagagcgacCCATCCCTataccctattgctctacatttccccggtatgatgcacctaacctacacatccctgatcgCTATGGGAAATTCACTTGACttcacatccttggattgtgggaggaaaccagagcacctggaggaaacccacgcagacacggggagaatgcgcaaattccatacagacagtcacctgaggctggaattaaacccaggtgctgtgaggtagcagttctaaccactgagctaccatgctgcccataATTTGCCCTGTAATTCTAGGTTCCTTTACTGACTATGAGTGTCTCAGCATTGAATACACTTAGCAACCGAACCAAAGATGGAAAGTAGCAATTATAATTGAAGATTCACAGATACCGACTGGAATTATTCCCACAATAAGACACAAAAACATCATGCTCACTTCCATTTATTTGACTGAATATCAGTGTATGAATGAATTGTTTCACGATTCTCACTATGTTTTAACAACTGATTATGGTTGACATGACATGATTATCAGTATCAAGAACATCATTTATTTCTCAGTTATTACACAGGTGAAAGTACAGATTTACTTCTTACATTTAATATATAGCTTCAGACATGGCTCAGCAATCTGTGTCAGATGGTGGTGAGATTAAACTCTATGCCAAAGACTGAGCACAAAATCTGGACAGAGACACATATTTCAGTACAGACGGAGCATCATACAGTCGGAGGTTTATAACATATTCTCATCATTTGGGGATTTATTATTTGAAGTAAAAGTAAGTAGAATTTTGGGTTTAGTTCTATAAAGGtgacttttgttttaaaaaaaaactagaaaatAATTTTTGAACAATGAGTTCAATCATCATTTCAAAGAAAGAATGCGACCTAAGCAGAATAATTTGATCAGCATGTGGGGAACTAATTGTTGAATGTTTACTAGGTTGTGTTTTAATCATCTGCAAACAGTTGGTCAGGGGCCACTAACAGGATAAATGCAGAGGTACAGAAGTCATACCAGTAGAAGGACTATTTCTTAGTTCCTAGACCTccccagtgctgagggagtgccgcacggtcgaagggtcagtgctgagggagtgccgcacagtcggagggtcagtgctgagggagtgccgcactgtcggagggtcagtgctgagggagtgccgcactttcggagggtcagtgctgagggagtgccgcactgtcggagggtcagtgctgagggagtgctgcactgtcagagggtcagtgcggagggagtgacgcactgtcagagggtcagtgctgagggagtgggcactgtcggagggtcagtgctgagggagtgccgcactgtcggagggtcagtgctgagggagtgggcactgtcggagggtcagtgctgagggagtgccacactgtcggagggtcagtgctgagggagtgccgcactgtcggagggtcagtgctgagggagtgggcactttcggagggtcagtgctgagggagtgggcactgtcggacggtcagtgctgagggagtgccgcactgtcggagggtcagtgctgagggagtgccgcactgtcggagggtcagtgctgagggagtgggcactgtcggagggtcagtgctgagggagtgggcactgtcggagggtcggtgctgagggagtgtcgcactgtcggagggtcagtgctgagggagtgggcactgtcggagggtcagtgctgagggagtgggcactgtcggagggtcagtgctgagggagtgggcactgtcggggggtcggtgctgagggagtgccgcactgtcggagggtcagtgctgagggagtgggcactgtcggagggtaggtgctgagggagtgccgcactgtcggggggtcagtgctgagggagtgccgcactgtcggaaggtcagtgctgagggagtgccgcactgtcggagggtcagtgctgagggagtgccgcactttcggagggtcagtgctgagggagtgccgcactgtcggagggtcagtgctgagggagtgctgcactgtcagagggtcagtgcggagggagtgacgcactgtcagagggtcagtgctgagggagtgggcactgtcggagggtcagtgctgagggagtgccgcactgtcggagggtcagtgctgagggagtgggcactgtcggagggtcagtgctgagggagtgccacactttcggagggtcagtgctgagggagtgccacactgtcggagggtcagtgctgagggagtgccgcactgtcggagggtcagtgctgagggagtgggcactgtcggagggtcagtgctgagggagtgggcactgtcagagggtcggtgctgagggagtgccgcactgtcggggggtcagtgctgagggagtgccgcactgtcggagggtcagtgctgagggagtgggcactgtcggagggtaggtgctgagggagtgccgcattgtcggggggtcagtgctgagggagtgccgcactgtcggagggtcagtgctgagggagtgccgcactgtcggagggccagtgctgagggagtgccgcactttcggagggtcagtgctgagggagtgccgcactgtcggagggtcagtgctgagggagtgctgaactgtcagagggtcagtgcggagggagtgacgcactgtcagagggtcagtgctgtgggagtgggcactgtcggagggtcagtgctgagggagcgccgcactgtcggagggtcagtgctgagggagcgccgcactgtcggagggtcagtgctgagggagtgccgcactttcggagggtcagtgctgagggagtgccgcactgttggagggtcagtgctgagggagtgggcactgtcggagggtcagtgctgagggagtgccgcactgtcagagggtcagtgctgagggagtgggcactgtcggagggtcagtgctgagggagtgccacactttcggagggtcagtgctgagggagtgccacactgtcggagggtcagtgctgagggagtgccgcactgtcggagggtcagtgctgagggagtgccgcactgtcggagggtcagtgctgagggagtgccgcactttcggagggtcagtgctgagggagtgccgcactgtcggagggtcagtgctgagggagcgccgcactgtcggagggtcagtgctgagggagtgccgcactgtcggagggtcagtgctgagggagtgtcgcactgtcggagggtcagtactgagggagtgtcgcactgtcggagggtcagtgctgagggagtgccgcactgtcggagggtcagtactgagggagtgggcactgtcggagggtcagtgctgagggagtgggcactgtcggagggtcggtgatgagggagtgggcactgtcagagggtcagtgctgagggagtgggcactgtcggagggtcggtgatgagggagtgggcactgtcggagggtcagtgctgagggagtgccgcactttcggagggtcagtgctgagggagtgccacactttcggagggtcagtgctgagggagtgccgcactgtcagagggtcagtgctgagggagtgtcatatTGTTGATGCATTGAACTGGGAATATTATCTTTTCTATGTCTATCACCCAGGTGAACTGCATGTCGAATCTTTAAAGAAAAGGATCATGAGACAAAAAAGAAATGGTCTTGGGCCAATCATTATTGATGAACAAATATCACAATTAACGATTAAGTATTCTTAACCAATTTCATGATTAGCAATTAGTTATTGATTAATCGACATCTCAGTTAACCAATAGCTCTCGACTAAGCAATTTCACTATGAGTCAACATCACAATTAATGAATAGTCATTGATTAGCCAACGTCACAATTAAGAATTTGTTGGTGATTAACCCGTACAAAATCAAACAGTCATTATCAGTTAACCAACGAGCCAATAGCTATTTCGGCCAACAGTTTTTTCTGGCCATTTCTGGGACTTGGTTGGGGACCCCTTGAGTGTTTTGATGACGATGATCGTGATGGTGACATtggtgatgatgatgaggatAATCATGGTGACGATGATGACAATGACAATGATGACATTGGTGACGATGATGACAATGACGATGATGACATTGGTGATGATGATGACAATAATGatggttacaatgacagtgatGACATTGGTGATGATGATGACAATGACGATGATGACAATGACAATGATGAcattggtgatgatgatgatgacaatGACAGTGATGACATTGGTGATGATGATGACAATGACGATGAAGACAATGACAATGATGAcattggtgatgatgatgatgacaatGACGGTGATGACAATGACAATGATGACATTGGTGATGATGATGACAATGACAGTGATGACATTGGTGATGATGATGACAATAATGATGGTTACAATGACAGCGATGACATTGGTGATGATGATGACAATGACAGTGATGACATTGGTGATGATGATGACAATGACGATGATGACATTGGTGATGATGATGACAATAATGatggttacaatgacagtgatGACATTGGTGATGATGATGACAATGACGATGATGACAATGACAATGATGAcattggtgatgatgatgatgacaatGACAGTGATGACATTGGTGATGATGATGACAATGACGATGATGACAATGACAATGATGAcattggtgatgatgatgatgacaatGACGGTGATGACAATGACAATGATGACATTGGTGATGATGATGACAATGACAGTGATGACATTGGTGATGATGATGACAATAATGatggttacaatgacagtgatGACATTGGTGATGATGATGACAATGACGGTGATGATGAAGATGATGACGTTGATAATAATAataatgatggtgatgatgatgatgatgacaatGACAATGGTTACAATGATACCTCAACAGACAAAAGAGTTAAAGGGACAAAGAGGGTGGGCAACAAAGTAGGATTGACCCCACAATTAAAGCAGCCATGACcttattcaatggtggagaatATGTGAGGGAGCAAATGCTAATTGATCCTACGAATTGATATGTCAGGATTGCTTCTGACATGTGTACTGTGAGCAGGACTTTGTACCAATGTCTTAAGTCAGGTGTGGCCTCGATCACCAGTCTGGTGTCCTGAAGAGAAGGAGATCTGCTGTCCCGAACTGATTTGGCCCACGTATACCTGTGGCCTACAGCGGAGCAGTTGGGTGAAGGGGACGAGCAAGGCAGTCACTTCAAAAACAATTAGGGACAAACAGTAAATGATGGTCTTGCCCATATTTCAACAATGTTATCAAACTCACAACCTGCCACTTCGGTCACTGGCCCTATTGCTCCATGGCAATGCCTCAATTTCAAAGATATATTCTGTTTTTAAGTCCCATCttctacatcccctccctatctctgtaaccccctccagccgcTACACGCGTCAttatctctgtatcctcctccagccccgacaccccctccctatctctgtaaccccctccagcccctacactccctccctatctctgtaaccccctccagcccctacaccccctccctatctctgtaaccccctccagcccctacactccctccctatctctgtaaccccctccagcccctacaccccctccctatctctgtaaccccctccagcccctacaccccctccctatctctgtaaccccctccagcccctacaccccctccctatctctgtaaccccctccagcccctacaacccctccctatctctgtaacccccctccagcccctacaccccctccctatctctgtaaccccctccagcccctacaccccctccctatctctgtaaccccgtccagcgcctacaccccctccctatctctgtaaccccctccagcccctacaccccctccctatctctgtaaccccctccagcctctacagaccctccctatctctgtaatgccctccagcccctacaccccctccctatctctgtaaccccatccAGCCACTACACCCGTCAttatctctgtatcctcctccagcccctacaccccctccctatctctgtaaccccctccagcccctacaccccctcactatctctgtaacccactccagcccctacacccctccttacctctgtcaccccctccagtccctataccccctccctatctctgtatccccctccagcccctagaccccctccctatctctgtaaccccctccagcccctacacccctccttacctctgtaaccccctccagcccctacccccctccttacctctgtcaccccctccagcccctacaccccctccctatctctgtaaccccctccagcccctacatcccctccctatctctgtaaccccctccagcccctacaccgcctccctatctctgtcaccccctacagcccctacaccccctcccgatctctgtagcctcctccagcccttacaccccttcCCTACTTCcgtaatcccctccagcccctaaaccccctccctatctctgtaccctcctccagcccttacacctcttccctatctctgaaaccccctccagcccctacaccccctcccaatctctgtaaccccctccagcccctacaccccctccctatctctgtaagcccctccagcccctacaccccctccctatctctgtaaccccctccagcccctacacccccctccctatctctgtcaccccgtacagcccctacaccccctccctatctctgtaccctcctccagccgttacaccccctccctatcactgtaacccactccagcccctacaccccctccctatctccgtaaccccctccagcccctacaccccctccctatctctgtagcttcctccagcccttacaccccttccctatctttgtaaccccctccagcccctacacccctccctatctctgtaaccccctccagcccctacgccccctccctatctctgtaccctcctccagcccttacaccccttccctatctctgaaacgccctccagcccctacaccccctccctatctctgtagcctcctccagcccttacaccccttccctatctctgaaaccccctccagcccctacaccccctccctatctctgtaaccccctccagcccttaGACCccttccctaactctgtaaccccctccagcccctacaccccttccctatctctgtaaccccctccagcccctactccccctccctatctctgtaaccccctccagcccctacaccccctccctatctctgtaaccccctccagcccctacaccccctccctatctctgtaaccccctccagcccctacaccccctccctatctctgtaacccctccagcccctacaccccctccctatctctgtaacccctccagcccctacaccccctccctatctctgtaacccctccagcccctacaccctctccctatctctgtaaccccctccagcccctacaccccctccctatctctgtaacccctccagcccctacaccccctccctatctctgtaacccctccagcccctacacctctcTGTAGCCCCAACCCCCACCAAATTTCCATCATTTTGCCATCGGAATGGCCAGACCAGGGAGAGATGATGAAGGATACAATAGCGTTGACCTTGTCCTGGTGGTACTGGGATCCAGCGTGCGGGATAGCAGACAATGTCGTGCGGAGTTTTGAGGGGATGGGTGGTGAGGGCTGGATGGGTGCACCCATCAGAGTCTGGGCAAagttggagggagggagtgttatGGACTGGGCCAGACCACCCAAAACATTCTTCAGCAGGCAGCCCTcgtcataactttgcaatttgtttcaggaagtctacagtgaaaattacccgcaTTAAGTCagtgaggttgactaccaggttttaaaacagacaaaaatttattcacaagttACACAATGAAAACATAAAGAATGGAATAAAGAAGCCCTACAGGACTCAGTCTacccaaactagacttaattatgatGTTCTGAATatatacaacagtcccaataagcaacccCCCCTTTAAAAATcagtaaaaatggaacaaatatttacagttgaacttagaaggacagaaggagagagataCTTTTTTATCAgtaacctgtttccacacagcccactgttgaactcccaactagttctggactgaatcgctcagctagagagctgaccattcccctttcattatacaggtcacttctgaaacatgaccactttggcctgaagtctcatctgtttacttataaacaaaaaggcctctcaataccctttaatctctggaCCAAACCAGTCTAATCGGAACCGGGAGCTGTTTATTATCCCTCTGAAAAAAAGACTATGGACGCAATATCCTGGAGAAAAGGAGCAGCTTTGAGACAGGAGGCAGGACACACTATTGGACGTTGGTCGGCCAAATGTGTTGGAGGCTACGGGCGCGTGACGTGGAATACGGGGCTGACCTTTGACCTGGCGAGGCAAGACTTGTATTTGGAGGCACCCGGCAAGAGTTGGACAACAACGGCCTTGAGCGCGGTACCAAAGTCCTTCTTCCTCAGCGCGTAGACCATCGGATTGAGCAGCGAGTTCAGGTGGGTAAGCGCCACCATCAGGTTGACCAGCCAGGGGGACGGGCAGCAGCTGGGGCAGAAGAAGGCCAGGCAGTTGACCAGGTTGAGGGGCAGCCAACAGAGGCAGAAGAGGCCCATCATCAAGAAAAGGGTCCTGGCGGTGTGGACATCGCAGCGCTTGGCCGACCTGAACCGCTGATTGCTGACGTAGCGACGGACGAGGTGGAAGGAGTGGGCGTAAACGGCCAGCATCGTCGAGAGGGGCAGCAGGGTCCAGCAGAAGAATATGAAGTACACCAGGTAGTTGAGGGATATCACGCTACGGAAGGAACAAGCAGCCGCCCGGCTGAGGTTGGCGATTCTGGCCACTTGGAAAGGCCGGGGGAAGAAGCCCAGAAGAGAGACCCTCTCCCCCGGCAGAGTCCTCTCGGCCACCAGGCTGACGTTGGGTGTGGGGGCATCGACGGATGTGTCCAGGCCGTTCCATCCCATCACCGGGGTGAAGCCGATGATCAGTGCCAAGATCCAGCAAATGGAGATGGCCATGGTGACCCGCCTCTTGGTGACCAGGATGTGGTACCTGGAAAAGGGGAAAGGAGCCAATGATGTGAGGTTTGTGAGTGGTGGGAGTTCTCAGCCCAACAGGTCTGCTCCTTCGTATGTCCCTCAGGACGGCTGCAGTATTCACTCCCAAACAAGAAAGGTTTGCATCCGGACAGTAACTTTTACCATCGCACATCTGGaaatgcggcgctccctcagcactgaccctccgacagtgcggcgctccctcagcactgaccctctgacagtgcccactccctcagcactgaccctctgacagtgcccactccctcagcactgaccctccgacagtgcggcgctccctcagcactgaccctccgacagtgcccactccctcagcactgaccctctgacagtgcccactccctcagcactgaccctccgacagtgcggcgctccctcagcactgaccctccgacagtgcggcgctccctcagcactgaccctccgacagtgcggcactccctcagcactgaccctctgacaatgcccactccctcagcactgaccctccgacagtgcagcactccctcagcactgaccctctgacagtgcccactccctcagcactgaccctctgacagtgcccactccctcagcactgaccctccgacagtgcggcgctccctcagcactgaccctccgacagtgcggcactccctcagcactgaccctccgacagggcccactccctcagcactgaccctctgacagtgccgcactccctcagcactgaccctccgacagtgcggcactccctcagcactgaccctccgacagtgcggcactccctcagcactgaccctccgacagtgccgcactccctcagcactgaccctctgacagtgccgcactccctcagcactgaccctccgacagtgcggcactccctcagcactgaccctccgacagtgcggcactccctcagcactgaccctccgacagtgcggtactccctcagcactgaccctctgacagtgccgcactccctcagcactgaccctccgacagtgcggcgctccctcagcactgaccctccgacagtgcagcgctccctcagcactgaccctccgacagtgcggcactccctcagcactgaccctccgacagtgcagcactccctcagcactgaccctccgacagtgcccactccctcagcactaaccctccgacagtgcggcactccctcagcactgaccctccgacagtgcggcactccctcagcactgatcctccgacagtgcagcactccctcagcactgaccctccgacagtatggcactccctcagcactgactctccgacagtgcggcactccctcagcactgaccctctgacagtgcggcactccctcagcactgacccttcgacagtg
The DNA window shown above is from Chiloscyllium punctatum isolate Juve2018m chromosome 34, sChiPun1.3, whole genome shotgun sequence and carries:
- the LOC140458958 gene encoding adenosine receptor A1-like, with amino-acid sequence MGADALFIGLEATLGLSVIGVNLLVCVTVYLHREVRTLTNCLIACLALADLSVGALAVPCSIMLSLDLTLCFNSCLLLACWPLITTQFSVFVLQTIAINTHLKIRQPCRYHILVTKRRVTMAISICWILALIIGFTPVMGWNGLDTSVDAPTPNVSLVAERTLPGERVSLLGFFPRPFQVARIANLSRAAACSFRSVISLNYLVYFIFFCWTLLPLSTMLAVYAHSFHLVRRYVSNQRFRSAKRCDVHTARTLFLMMGLFCLCWLPLNLVNCLAFFCPSCCPSPWLVNLMVALTHLNSLLNPMVYALRKKDFGTALKAVVVQLLPGASKYKSCLARSKVSPVFHVTRP